DNA sequence from the Glycine soja cultivar W05 chromosome 18, ASM419377v2, whole genome shotgun sequence genome:
ATTCAGCATTATAATTGTAAAGTTCGGAATTTTAGAAAACTGACCAGTTCAACCAGTTTATGACACTAAAAAACACTCAAAAGAACCCTGGTATCTAGTTATAATGCTTTATTTTACAACATGTTAAAGTACTGAAAAGGGTAGAGTGGTCTTGTAGGAATTTAATTGTATTAATTGACTAGGTACTTAAATAAGTTGTTGCCttccaaaaatattgttttttaaaaaatgaggcaCTGAATTTTCCCTTTTAAAGCAAAAGGGTTCACAAAAATCTTATCCTCACCCacaaaataagtataaaaaaatcgCCGCAATTAACATactaataagtatttttaagacaataattaaaaataatactaaactaaaaacatttaatacTTATAAACACTAAACAAATATCATATTATACATTAACGGCAAAACATTACATTTGTATCggttagtatatttttatttaaaaattattaatataaatatttttaacaacatGATATACTATATTAACAGATaaacttattaattaatatatatgatatgcATTACATATCATATTATATAACATTACTAATCCATATGATTGATATAAtagtatatgattttattttatttacacgCAGGAAAactatttattcaataaatttgtatttaattttttatcatgtataaatttttcttgaattaataacATCACGAGTAAAATTAGCATTTGATAGAAGAATTGAGTTAATTACTCTTATTTTctaaccaagaaaaaaaaattagtatataaCATTAGTGGTGTGAGAAAGGAAGATTGATGAAGGCATTAGGAAGGGTACAAATGAAATCATAGAGaaggaatgaatgaatgattgaaaataaaatggCGGTATATTACTATTGAAATAAATAGAAGGATATTTATGAGGTTAAAATATCTAGCGGCTCTGAAAAAACAAGAGTGAGTGTGTGAATGGGACTTTTCACTTTGCGCTTTTCGCCACGTCATGCCCACTTATGGAACGCCGCCACGTGTACAAACAAAAGCACAACACAAAGAGATATAATTAGAGATTGTTCCTTCTGCACCACCCCTTATTCTTGGACCTGGtttctctttgtttctttttaagttttttaagttgttcccatgttatttttgtaaaacGATGTTGTTTTGAAAGTTAGgttaatatttttacaattaaatattaatataactcTTAAAACAATATCATTTTAGAAGAACAGTACCGGAACAGCAAAAAAAAAGCCAAtttatttcttcttcctctttctctcttttttaattcCAAAAATCTCTAATCAcatatttttgtttccattttttttttatttgagaacgTGGAATGTTGCAATCGATATGAATTACGAGGCCCAACATTCTGTTGGAACCTTATTGTTTggtgtttttgttaataattaataaatactcCACATAACATGTCTATAATGTTTTTATATGTACACAcaactcttttttttagagaatgtATACACaacttctattttattttctatatctaTATAAAAACTATCCGGTCGTCATCACTTATCAACTGCCGGATAgttctatcttttttatttttaattaacatattctttttttctcggtcacctttttttttctcacttttctctccttttttaattaacataagttaaaattaaaataataatgttgaCGCTtgacacaaaacaaaaacaatgtaGGGAAAAATTCATATTATGCATATATTCACTCCCTGTGGGGGCCCCATTGATGCGTGAGTGTAAGGATTGAGACAAAGACCGAGTCTGACTAATAACGATATCTTATCAACTGCATTATTGCAACAAGATTTTGAGATATTGGGTGATGCTAGCTAGACAAATTTGTCCCGTATATATTAGTAGCCTATTTACTAATAATTCTGATCATTTATCTATTATCTACTTCAATAGTGaatgaatatttattaatgGCGTCTTATTCAGCTTCATATATGTTGATTTAACTGCTAAAATAAACTTATAGTAAACACTTTAgagtaaaatattaataagtgttttgagtttATTATTCCACTCAATGAGTTTAGTCAAAACCAAGGATTAAAATGTGAAGGGTAGGAGACAATCTCTTTGACATATAACCTATAACTCAATAAGGTTAGCATTGTTGTCTATCATTCAAGTTTCAAACTTTATAAACAACTTTAAACCGCAACACTTACATAGGAACAGAAATTTATGAACTGCCTCTACTTCAcacaattaatcataaaaaaaattgagcacTAATAGGTTATTCGTTATTAGTTGAAATAATTCTACATGTAAAAAAATCAGAGGCTTGAACGGTTCATCTAAAATAAGTCAGCAATTTACCAAGCATTTTGTGTCTGCGGATCCCTAGTATTCTCAACTTATAATCTTGCACAATGTGTGTGGTTTTGACAAGATAGTGTTGTCAATTCGAGCTATGCTGCAAAAATATTCCAAGTAATCATTGACGTAGAAGATAATGAATTGTTCCATCAAAACTTTCCTCATTTTGAATTAGATCAGCAGAAGATCTTCAAAGATGGCTGAATGCCAAGAGGACGATTTACTTGTTAATTAACAGCAGCTATCAATCAACTGAAACTTCAATCTGATTCTGCCCGATTGCATCTCGCACATCAGAATAGATCACTGTCAGCTGGAACCGTCTTCAGTAATTTGGCAAGGTCATAAGACTTGAAATCTTTCCCATAACATAAGCTTAGATCCAGGGCTGTTTTTCCGTCCTGAAACATAACCAACCAACAAATGAAATTCTAACGTAAGGGAAAAGAATAAACCCTTGCTGACTTCTATGAAAGGAAGCAGCCAGCTTCATCAATTTCTGTCTAAAACAATACAAACTTGAAACCAAAGGAGTAGACACTTCACAACAGTAGTTTCAATGGACTCTAGCTGTATAGCacaaaaggattaaaaatataacgaAGAAAGAATAGGTCATCAAACAATGTTAAGAATAAAAGGAATGATAATAACACCTGTTCACCTGATGCATTTAAATCATTTATAACTGCCAAGTCTGACGTGGCAACAAAATTACCTTATTTTTCCTATTCTTATCAGCACCATTGACTAacaatatttttgctatatctCTATTTCTGCTTTGAATGGCAACGTGCAAGGGGGTCCAACCTTCCTGACAGATTTTTAAAGTTGTAAATAAACCATAGACTATATGTAAAATTGAAGAGCgtctaaacaaataaaaacaagctTGTGTTAAAGAAATGCTCACATTATCTTCAACATTGACATCAACCTTGTACTTGATCAATAATTTCACAGTCATCTTGGCACCAACTTGAACTGCATAATGAAGTGGAGTGGCTCCATCCTACCATAGGAATAGATATACAAACACACAAAGCACACTTCAGAATATAGTCAACAGTTTATGACAATTGTGTACAGAATGTTTCCTCACCTTATCCATAACATGAGGACTTGCACCTCTTCGTAAAAGATGGCTAATCACTGCTTCTTTTTTACCTATAATTGCCTTATGAAGTGCAGTAAGACCTTCCTGTTTGATCAAAAATGCTATTTTAGTCCAGGCAAAAATACTATGCATAAATTGACATACTTGTATGCCAGATATAAACAAACCCACCTTATCAGGTAAATCAATATCAACACCATTTTCAAGAAGCTTATCCACACAACTCATCTGCATTGATAGCACAAGAGTGTGCAGTGGGCTCCATTTTGCCTGAAAATACAAATAGAAGAGCTTACGCATAAATAAGAAGGTGggcactaggagaaatagatgCAGAGTCACAGACTTACGGTTGATATTTTTTCCAAGTTAGGAGTAACATTCTGTTTCAATATTGCTCTTTCTCCAGGTTCCAAAAGCTGTTCAATCTCTGcaataatgaaaatatcttCTTATAGTAGCAGATTGTTGTCCAGGATCAAAAAACTTCTTCAATCTACTTGTGAAACTTCTTTCAGCACATTTCTATTTGTTGGACATATATTCCACAATAAGGAATTTGTTCAACCTTAAAACCATATTGAAAGTAACAACTGCAAGCACTAAAGATGGAGAAAATGTAAAGCAATGTTTAAAAAACTGAATTGATCAGTAAACTGGTAAGGTTAGCAGTTACTAGTTTAAATGGCATCTGGCAGTTGAACTGGATCACATAGAAaacatcataaaataattaatatgtgcACCAAAGTGATCATCAAAAAACTAATGTTGTTTTCTCTTTACCATGTTCTTACTATTATCAAAACAAGAATAGTGTGTAACaatgtaacaaaaaagaaatacaaaagTAGGCTTTGAAGGGGAAGAAGACAAGGGTTAAGCCCAGGCATGCCTAAACTGTGGACAGTTTAATTTAAGCAAGGACCTAATGAAGCTTTGAGGTTTAGTTAGCAAATGGACCATAATTCTGGCATTATAGTTGTCCCAAACCTCAgcactaattttaaaattttgagtttaGACTAAGCCTGTTCTAATAAACTGGTCATGGGCCAGTCCAATCTCAAGTCTGATGTTTTGGGTCAATCTAGTTCAGATGCTTGGACAGTTGACACTCCAACTGATTGGCCTGTCCAGGACTGGACCGGTCTAGTCACCAAAACCATATTATGGTTACAAAGGAGATAAAgcaaaaggaacaaaaaaatgaaCCTTTCTTAATAAGTTCTTCATAGTTGTCCCCTGAagttatattaacatcagtAACAACTGAAGTCTTCATCCCTTCCTCTCCTGAACCACTTTCAAATCCAAAATTCTCATCTTCAACTTCCTCATATTCTTCATCATCACCCTCACTGTCACTTCCAGTATCGGGTTCTTCCCAAGTTCCTACTAGTTCGGTTTGAAAATAAGATACATCTTTGTATGATTTAATTGCACCAATACTTCTAACTTTACAATTATCCCAAGCAAAAGCGAGACTGAGTTGTCTTTTGTTTGTATTTCTGTACATTTTGTAAAAAACGACACCCAATTTGGAGTCGATGGCAGATTCAGAATTGGTTGTAGACCATGGAATAAATTGATTAGCCAGAACAGATGATGTAGCCCAAGAACCCATTTCTGTTTCCCTGAAATGGAGACAAAAGAAGCagcaataaaaacaaagaaaataagttaaatATAGTTGTCACTGAAAACATCATCATATAGTTTGGGCACACAAACTACCACAACCTGGAAGGACACCATGATGAAAAATTGCAAAAGAAAAGCATTTGCAAAAAGAAATAGCAGAAATTATcaccaaaatttatttaatttttgcaaATAAGAACTAGTCTTATGCAACCAGAGATGATTTGGGAATCCAGCTACATATAAGAAAGGTTAAAGACCTAAAGTCTCACCAATATATGTTAACGCATCTGTCCCCACACAACAATGTGCAAACACAGGATTATGGGCTTCTAGTTTCATGTCCAAACCTAGCCCCAATGTGTCGAACATTAACTTTTTCCTTCTAAACTTTAAATCCATACAAATTTCAGTTAATCTTAGATGTGAATTTTTGAAATTCAAcctaataaagaaatatatctcAGCATTTATCACCCATGCCAGTGGAATGAAATTAGACATGTTTTATCATTCAAAAATCAGTCAAACAAGGTTGAGAAACAAAGATTTCAAAACATTCGTCATTCTATTCTATGAAAATTATTGAAttcaaagccaaaaaaaaataaaaaaatagaatgcaaTATACGTCACAGAACAGCCATAACAGAACTAGACCAACATCATTGGTGAGAAGAGTAGCTTGGGTAGTTTATTGAGAATGTGGAGCATCTAAGTGTAACTGAAATCAACAGGTTGGCCAGCAAAACCTCGATGTTTTCTCCCTCCCTCCTATCTGTTGCTTTTGAGTTCTACTAATTTCTGCTCTTTTTCAACGCTGAAGTAACACACTTGGTGTGTGTTGTGTTGCCAAACTATACTCATGTAATATAAGCATAGGATTATCAGTTTATAACCAAACTTATGATCGTTTATAGTTCAAGCgaactaattttttaagtagAAATACAAAACTCAAACAAGTAATGATCGATTAATGCTAAACCCTCTCTTTCAACTGGCAAGTGATGACTGAGTAGAAAAAAAGCAGAGCCAAACCCAAAGTTTGCAAAATTCTCTTCATATAGACACATCATCATTCTTGTGTTCTATTTCTCCGCACAAACCAATTGGGTTGGATCCTGAACTCGTTTCCCCGACTCAATatttaccaaaaacaaaaaactcatGCTCCAACTCAATCAAAATCATACAAACTAATCACTCAATCAAAATCAAGCACCAAACTCATGCAGCCAATtcagtaatttaaaaattaacaacataAGAACAAGTTTCATTCGAACCTTGTGTATTGTAGCAGAAACACCAACTTTCAAAATCCGACGGAAATCGCACTCGCGGTTAGGGTTTGAAGAACTTGATTTGAGCGAGAGTTGACACTAGCGAGCTTCGTGTTCAACTGCGGAGTGTgtctgattttcttttctttcgaaTCTTAAGAGAGACATGGATTTTAGAAACGGATAACGGCTTTTGATATTTACACTCCCGCTAATTACTAAGTAACTAtactctctttgtttttttgtttttttattcatcaaaATACCCTTCTATGTAAATACCAGAACATAGTGGTGGAGTCCAATTGCAAAACAATTGAGGCCGGGATTTTCATGTAGTTTGAGTCATAATATGGATTTGCACTTTATAGGGTATTTAACGACGTAAGTTCTGTGCATAACGAAGCGGTTTTTATAGGGTATTTATTAATTACCATAATAATTGATTGTGCACTTTATTGGAAATAAGATTGAATGTCATTACAAAGTAATGTAAATCttatttttacacttttatctttattatcttttaaatcctattttttataGCTCacatttttaaactttatttttgcaTTTCATCTTAGTCATTCTtctaaacatatttttgaacTTCATCATGACTTCTTCATTATTCTTTAAAGGCTTAAGATGCTTTCAGTCCAtataagtttatatattttttaaaattttggtgaaaaagaaatatttatttttagtcttataagtttacatttttttaattttgattcttataagatattttgatcatttttagtttatataaatttatattttttcaattttgatttacaAACTTTTAGGGactataaatacaaaaattagaatcttaaaggaactaaaattgaaaaaacacacATTTacaggaataaaaataaattaaaaaaaatttacaagttCTTCCCTCCTTTTCTCTTTGTAAAAAATAGTACTagaattttaacataatattattcCCTACATTGAAAATGCAAATGAGAAAGGAATAACTCAAGAAGATTAAATCAAAGATTGATGAAGACCAAAGTCAGGGACTTTAGTAAATTATGTAATATGCATTCCAACCAAGTTTAGCTCAAATGATTCATGTCGgtgattaaaactaaaaatggtTATCTAAAAAGATtactaaagaaattaattttgaaagaaattgGTTATCTGAAAAGATTACTAAACAAATTATCTAAAAAGATTCATCTAGgctatgtttttttaaagaaaaggcTTAGAAACTTAAAAATCTCGTGTTTATGGTAAAATGAGCATAGGGCTTGAACCTCCTATTGTAAGACTTAGGTACCAATGTATCACGAAGAAAATTAAGTTGTTTGAGATAGAATCAAGTTTGCACATTAAAAGTTCACAAAAACTGAAGTTTTTCCCTTGAAGACTCGATTATTTGCCAAAGATTCAAATCTCCAGGAAAAAGACTTAACTCTTGCTATTAAAAATGAgacttaagatttttttttaatctaaatctGATTTAATTAGTATCTTACCAAAATAGATAATTAGggattataaaaatgaaatgtttTTATCTCTTTGATCcctaaataagattttttttaaaatatatatatatttaataaagtttttaatcttttacctTATTAGATTAGATTGTTAGGGATTtggaaatcaaatatatatttttatctttctcatCCCTATAAAAGGATAAAGGTTTTTAATAAACAAACAGactaagagaaaaattaaaagaaatgattAAAGTTGGATCATTAGAGAAATCTTGGTGGAGAAAGAGAGTGCTCTCCAATTTCTGTTGTCATAACTACTGAGAGCAAAACACTGCTTTGAGTTTTCCTTTTGTATTCAAGTGTGTGGTTTTTCCTTAGAGGTTTAATTTGAGAAATATAGGTATGGGAGTTCTGGATATGGTTGTCAATGTAGATTTTCTTTAGCATAAAATTTTTGGCTACTTTATCCTCAAATTCATTAGGGTATTAGGGTGTGTGATCCCCAAAGGCTAGCCAAGTATGTTAAGAAATGAGTTGTCCCAAGGTTGGACTGCTAATGTGGGTTGACATAACGGAAAATCTCAAGCTCGACTTGGAGACTACACATATGTCACGAATTATGTctgaatcaatataaaattttggtgCACTCTCCTTTATCTTATACTTATTAAATTACCTTTTATGTTTACACTTTAAATTGCTTATTGTGTTTTAGGATTTataatttctcttttcatttctttctgaaaAATTATCCACACAAGATTAAAATTGGGGTGCGAACTTGGACTTTTGTTTGCTTTGGTCATAACTCAATATAGGCTTAACATGCAAAAAGCCTATAAAATTGAGCTTTCAACGAatttggatttcattttaaagacCAAAATTAAATGAGTTTCTCGCTTGACCTGCCATATCTTGCGATCAACATGAGCCAACCCACACCAAGTTGCGTAATCCAATTAACTCAGTCGTAGTGATCCTAATGTCTTTGTTGTCTCCATTGATGACCACTTTTTTAGCTCTAGTTCCTCCAAGCTCAAGAACAATGCTCTTACACTCTTTATTCTTAGCTCAATACGAGTCTCTCTACCAATCTAATACCATTTTAAATGCAAATAAGatgttcttttttgtttcttggatAAAAAGTCTCACatcttttaaataaaca
Encoded proteins:
- the LOC114394655 gene encoding ankyrin repeat domain-containing protein EMB506, chloroplastic-like yields the protein MGSWATSSVLANQFIPWSTTNSESAIDSKLGVVFYKMYRNTNKRQLSLAFAWDNCKVRSIGAIKSYKDVSYFQTELVGTWEEPDTGSDSEGDDEEYEEVEDENFGFESGSGEEGMKTSVVTDVNITSGDNYEELIKKEIEQLLEPGERAILKQNVTPNLEKISTAKWSPLHTLVLSMQMSCVDKLLENGVDIDLPDKEGLTALHKAIIGKKEAVISHLLRRGASPHVMDKDGATPLHYAVQVGAKMTVKLLIKYKVDVNVEDNEGWTPLHVAIQSRNRDIAKILLVNGADKNRKNKDGKTALDLSLCYGKDFKSYDLAKLLKTVPADSDLF